A genome region from Candidatus Microthrix parvicella Bio17-1 includes the following:
- a CDS encoding 30S ribosomal protein bS22 translates to MGSLIKKRRKRMRKKKHKKLLRKTRHQRRSKK, encoded by the coding sequence ATGGGATCACTGATTAAGAAGCGTCGCAAGCGTATGCGGAAGAAGAAGCACAAGAAGCTGTTGCGGAAGACGCGTCACCAGCGTCGCTCCAAGAAGTAG
- a CDS encoding ribose-phosphate diphosphokinase, producing the protein MELVTKKKLLLVAGRVHPELATEISERLGVPLGDVELASFPNGERHCRYGESIRGADLFILQTHDSIEGTTINDAIMEQLIMVDAARRASAKRITVVAPFFGYSRQDRKATGREPITAKLVANLFAAAGAKRLVSIDLHSGQIQGFFDGPVDHLTAMPVLVNWMKANLPPNVVVVSPDSGRVRVAERYGNHLNTDIAMVHKRRVKVEGAGADGEQSIVEAKGVVGQVKGRPCVIIDDMIDTAGTICAAAEQLKVEGATEVYAAATHGVLSGPAVDRLKNAPIEKLVITNTLPIPPEKNFDKLVVLSVAEIIADALDAVFEDTSVSEIFAGQNHS; encoded by the coding sequence GTGGAGCTGGTCACCAAGAAGAAGCTGTTGCTGGTCGCTGGTCGGGTCCACCCCGAACTGGCCACCGAGATCTCCGAGCGCCTTGGCGTTCCCCTGGGCGACGTGGAGCTGGCCAGCTTCCCCAACGGCGAGCGCCACTGCCGTTATGGCGAGTCGATCCGGGGCGCCGACCTGTTCATCCTGCAGACCCACGACAGCATCGAGGGCACCACGATCAACGACGCCATCATGGAGCAGTTGATCATGGTGGATGCGGCTCGCCGGGCCTCCGCCAAGCGCATCACGGTGGTGGCGCCCTTCTTCGGCTACTCCAGGCAGGACCGGAAGGCCACGGGGCGCGAGCCGATCACGGCCAAGCTGGTCGCCAACCTGTTCGCCGCGGCCGGCGCCAAGCGACTGGTGTCGATCGACCTGCACTCGGGCCAGATTCAGGGGTTCTTCGATGGGCCGGTCGACCACCTCACAGCCATGCCGGTGCTCGTCAACTGGATGAAGGCCAACCTGCCGCCCAACGTGGTGGTCGTCAGCCCCGACTCGGGCCGGGTGCGGGTGGCGGAGCGCTACGGCAACCACCTCAACACCGATATCGCCATGGTGCACAAGCGCCGGGTGAAGGTGGAGGGTGCCGGTGCCGACGGCGAGCAGAGCATCGTCGAGGCCAAAGGAGTGGTCGGCCAGGTGAAAGGTCGGCCGTGCGTGATCATCGACGACATGATCGACACCGCGGGCACCATCTGTGCCGCTGCGGAGCAGTTGAAGGTGGAGGGCGCCACCGAGGTGTACGCCGCAGCCACCCACGGGGTGCTCTCGGGCCCGGCGGTCGACCGGCTGAAGAACGCGCCGATCGAGAAACTGGTCATCACCAACACGCTGCCGATCCCACCGGAGAAGAACTTCGACAAGTTGGTGGTGTTGTCGGTGGCCGAGATCATCGCGGACGCCCTCGACGCGGTGTTCGAGGACACCTCGGTGTCAGAGATCTTCGCCGGTCAAAACCACAGCTGA